One Lactobacillus sp. CBA3606 DNA segment encodes these proteins:
- a CDS encoding MarR family winged helix-turn-helix transcriptional regulator — protein sequence MRKLEDHFCFLMYVTSRAIQRAYQPELAVQPLTYPQYLVLVLLYEQPNLTVKTIGRWLDLSTGTVTPLLKRLAAEGLITRQRSQTDERQVSIQLTPAGTAKRMAISDLPEVLVEKGQLSPAEWTQLTQLVHKLMTNLKN from the coding sequence ATGCGCAAACTAGAAGATCATTTTTGTTTTTTAATGTACGTCACATCCCGCGCTATTCAGCGGGCTTATCAACCAGAATTAGCAGTACAACCCCTCACTTATCCGCAATATCTGGTATTAGTGCTCTTGTATGAGCAACCTAACTTAACCGTCAAAACGATTGGTCGTTGGTTGGATCTCAGTACCGGGACCGTGACGCCGTTGTTAAAACGACTGGCCGCTGAAGGCTTGATTACCCGTCAACGTAGTCAAACGGATGAACGCCAAGTCAGCATTCAACTGACTCCAGCTGGGACTGCTAAACGGATGGCTATCAGTGATTTACCAGAAGTTCTAGTCGAAAAAGGGCAACTGAGTCCGGCAGAATGGACGCAACTGACGCAATTGGTCCATAAACTCATGACTAATCTTAAAAATTAA
- a CDS encoding CDP-glycerol glycerophosphotransferase family protein, whose translation MGRLKTIKLTLLRASFNLFYQTCYHLGGPRPQRVTFATMRSTTLNDNLKALHQEFSAADTDYQVTVFCYHYDHSFKSRLGFLWASIRALHALARSELFIVDDYFFPLYAINKHADNQVVQLWHAIGSLKKFGLSLPHADQSILKPHTNYDWVFINSAVDKPAYADAFDIDPEHILATGEPMMDQLMAMQPETHPGPKRLLYSPTYRPGIHGEQQVLAYVQAFIKAAAQLTADWEINISLHPYLKLPASLNLPANVHIFQDATRVKTSMPTTDLFITDYSSLSLNFSYFDRPILLFTPDYAAYMAVCGFYVDYYDYLGAPHFAQADQLIEFINQQLPRLDLAYVHQLKAKTFPHQDGQNSRRVYQFLTKLL comes from the coding sequence GTGGGACGTCTGAAAACTATTAAGCTAACGCTATTACGCGCTAGCTTTAATCTTTTTTATCAGACTTGTTACCATCTAGGTGGACCACGGCCGCAGCGCGTGACCTTTGCCACGATGCGCAGCACCACGTTAAACGATAATTTAAAAGCCCTCCACCAAGAATTTTCAGCGGCTGATACGGATTATCAAGTAACGGTTTTCTGCTATCACTACGATCATTCGTTTAAAAGTAGATTAGGCTTTTTATGGGCTTCAATTCGGGCATTACATGCATTGGCCAGGTCCGAGCTATTTATCGTCGACGATTACTTTTTCCCACTGTATGCCATCAACAAGCATGCGGACAATCAAGTCGTGCAATTGTGGCATGCCATTGGGTCGTTGAAAAAGTTTGGCCTGAGTTTACCGCATGCTGATCAAAGTATTCTAAAGCCCCATACTAATTATGATTGGGTCTTTATTAACTCAGCGGTTGATAAACCAGCCTATGCGGATGCCTTTGATATTGATCCTGAACACATTCTAGCAACGGGTGAACCTATGATGGATCAACTGATGGCAATGCAACCAGAAACTCATCCAGGGCCTAAGCGGCTATTGTATTCACCGACCTATCGTCCAGGCATCCATGGTGAGCAGCAGGTCTTAGCTTATGTGCAAGCATTTATTAAAGCCGCCGCGCAATTAACCGCGGATTGGGAAATTAACATCTCATTGCATCCGTACTTGAAGTTACCGGCATCATTGAACTTGCCAGCTAACGTGCATATTTTTCAAGATGCAACCCGGGTCAAAACTAGTATGCCAACGACTGATCTATTTATAACTGATTATTCTTCATTATCGTTGAACTTCAGTTATTTTGACCGGCCCATCCTGTTGTTTACACCGGATTATGCGGCTTATATGGCGGTTTGTGGCTTCTACGTTGATTATTATGACTATCTAGGTGCACCACACTTTGCCCAAGCAGACCAATTGATTGAATTTATCAATCAACAGTTGCCTCGTTTAGATTTAGCGTATGTGCACCAGCTAAAAGCGAAGACGTTTCCACACCAAGATGGTCAAAATAGTCGCCGGGTCTACCAATTTCTAACCAAATTACTCTAA
- a CDS encoding amino acid permease yields MENQQLARKLKRRHVQMIALGGAIGTGLFLGSGAAIKQAGPSILLAYAIGGLFCYLMMRALGELLLSNTKLHSFLEFINLYLGKKFEFAIGWTYWLCWISLAMADLTASGIYIRYWFPAIPQWVTPLIIILILLVFNLLSVSAFGELEYWFSMIKVVAIIALIVTGAILIGSAAHVGGQTVSVTNLVSHGGFFPKGAGGFLTSFSLVIFAFTGIEMVGITAGEAENPETELPRAINSLPIRISFFYVGALFVIMSIYPWNQIATNQSPFVQVFSDVGIKAAASIINFVVLTAALSACNSAIFSTSRTLFTLAHGQNAPKWMGKVNRQNVPARSLLFSSLILLVIVVLNYVMPSTVFTLISNVATTNFIIVWCALLICHYVYKKTADSSQNPFKLPLFPASNLLTLAFFIGVTIILCFDAVNRWAVIGSIGWFIGLLLVETALRHKTS; encoded by the coding sequence ATGGAAAATCAACAACTCGCGCGTAAGCTGAAGCGACGCCATGTACAAATGATCGCCCTCGGTGGTGCGATTGGAACTGGGCTATTCTTAGGTTCTGGGGCAGCGATTAAGCAAGCGGGACCATCAATTTTATTAGCGTATGCCATTGGCGGGCTATTTTGTTACTTAATGATGCGAGCCCTCGGTGAACTGCTTTTATCGAATACGAAGCTACATTCTTTCTTGGAATTTATTAATTTATATTTAGGTAAAAAATTTGAATTTGCGATTGGCTGGACTTATTGGCTCTGCTGGATCAGTTTAGCCATGGCGGACTTAACGGCGAGCGGGATTTATATTCGTTATTGGTTTCCGGCTATTCCACAATGGGTGACGCCACTCATCATTATTCTCATTTTGTTAGTATTTAATTTACTCTCAGTGAGCGCTTTTGGGGAGTTAGAGTACTGGTTTTCGATGATTAAAGTCGTCGCCATTATTGCTTTAATTGTGACTGGCGCTATTTTGATTGGTTCAGCGGCGCACGTCGGCGGTCAAACGGTTTCCGTCACTAATTTGGTTAGTCACGGTGGCTTCTTTCCCAAAGGGGCTGGTGGCTTCTTAACGTCATTCTCGTTAGTTATCTTTGCTTTTACCGGGATTGAAATGGTTGGGATTACAGCTGGAGAAGCTGAGAATCCAGAGACCGAATTACCACGGGCGATTAACAGTTTACCGATTCGAATTTCTTTCTTCTATGTCGGTGCTCTGTTTGTGATTATGTCCATCTATCCATGGAATCAGATTGCGACTAATCAATCACCCTTTGTGCAAGTCTTTAGTGATGTTGGCATTAAGGCCGCGGCTAGCATCATCAACTTTGTCGTCTTGACAGCGGCGTTGTCAGCTTGCAATAGTGCCATCTTTAGTACGAGTCGCACGTTGTTCACCTTGGCACATGGTCAAAATGCGCCTAAGTGGATGGGCAAGGTGAATCGACAGAATGTCCCCGCACGGTCATTACTTTTTTCATCGTTGATTTTACTAGTGATTGTGGTCCTGAATTACGTGATGCCTAGCACGGTCTTTACCTTGATTTCCAATGTAGCGACGACTAACTTTATTATTGTGTGGTGTGCCTTACTCATTTGTCACTATGTCTATAAAAAGACGGCGGATAGTAGTCAAAATCCTTTTAAATTACCACTATTTCCCGCTTCGAATCTATTGACATTAGCGTTCTTTATTGGTGTAACGATCATCTTGTGTTTTGATGCCGTTAATCGCTGGGCTGTTATTGGTTCAATCGGCTGGTTCATCGGATTATTGTTGGTTGAAACAGCACTACGACATAAAACGAGTTAA
- a CDS encoding alpha/beta hydrolase produces MSKEVLLESAAQAFSLANAPHPRIYELAPTAGRELLEQVQTAPVNKYNVDIEDLAMTAGSWGNLNVRLVRPAGNHTTLPVIFYIHGAGWVFGSAQTHDKLVRELAVRTNSVVVFPEYTRSPEAQYPTAIEQNYAILQQLPALATRYNLSLDKLTVAGDSVGGNMATVMTLMTKQRQGLPISQQLLYYPVTDANFETESYNQFAEDHYLTKAGMQWFWDQYTTDPAERAEITASPLRASLTELADLPEALILTDEADVLRDEGEAYANKLRAAGVAVTQVRFQAMVHDFAMVHDFVMVHALDQTHATRAAMDLSTSWVMQRNH; encoded by the coding sequence ATGTCTAAGGAAGTTTTGTTGGAATCAGCTGCGCAAGCATTTAGTTTGGCCAATGCCCCACATCCTCGGATTTATGAACTCGCACCCACTGCGGGTCGTGAGTTGCTGGAACAAGTTCAAACCGCACCTGTTAATAAGTACAATGTTGATATTGAAGATTTGGCAATGACTGCAGGTTCTTGGGGGAACCTGAATGTTCGTTTAGTTCGCCCGGCTGGGAACCATACGACATTACCCGTTATTTTCTATATCCATGGGGCTGGCTGGGTTTTTGGGAGTGCGCAAACACATGATAAGTTAGTTCGGGAACTAGCCGTACGGACTAATTCAGTTGTCGTTTTCCCAGAATATACCCGTTCACCAGAGGCACAATACCCAACGGCCATCGAGCAAAACTACGCCATTTTACAGCAATTACCCGCATTAGCTACTCGTTATAACTTGTCACTAGATAAGTTGACGGTGGCTGGTGACTCAGTCGGGGGTAACATGGCGACTGTCATGACCTTAATGACCAAACAACGTCAAGGCTTACCTATCAGTCAACAATTACTCTACTACCCGGTTACGGATGCCAATTTCGAAACTGAATCGTACAATCAATTTGCGGAAGATCATTACTTAACCAAAGCTGGCATGCAATGGTTCTGGGACCAATATACCACGGACCCAGCCGAACGTGCTGAAATTACTGCTTCGCCATTACGAGCTAGTTTAACTGAGTTGGCTGATTTACCAGAAGCCTTAATTTTAACCGATGAAGCCGACGTCTTACGTGACGAAGGCGAAGCCTATGCAAACAAGTTACGTGCCGCTGGCGTAGCTGTTACTCAGGTCCGCTTTCAAGCGATGGTGCATGATTTCGCGATGGTGCATGATTTCGTCATGGTCCATGCACTTGATCAAACACATGCAACCCGGGCTGCAATGGATCTATCAACCAGCTGGGTCATGCAACGTAACCACTAG
- a CDS encoding L-lactate permease, whose amino-acid sequence MIFIALAAIILPLILLGVLNMPATRGMSISAIIVIITGYLFWHLTPKVIGASILQSLHKSLPILWILFGALLMLNSLRATGAINRINQGFQALTADMRLQTVLVAFLFGGLIEGVSGFGTPAMVTAPLMIALGFSPMAAVVLALVADSTAAAFGAVGTPLTVGLSNVTEKTQLLNLIGLRVTQLDLFVGALMPALLVFILIWLFGPKQHRFRQWLTILPWALLIGLVYSSIALVSAWLIGYEFISILAPLGTLIVAIISIRQHWLLPKSTQVTPWQVATVPTDTTQTAPSEMSLIKAWFPYILVIVLLLASRILVPLKAFLTHYLNLSWQQILGFQSISSDWEFLYSPGTMLTLAAIIGLAVQAKSLRPLWPTTKKVVGSMGGTAIALIVTLIMVQVFTNSGLNTADLPSMPMYIAKFVAKYLAGIWIIIAPFLGELGSFVTGSATVSTLTFSQIQADIASNAHLNEPVVLAAQLIGAAAGNMICVHNIVAVSSVAGLSGKEGVILRQTILPALGYAALIGVAGVVLLNLI is encoded by the coding sequence ATGATTTTCATTGCTTTAGCTGCCATTATTTTGCCACTGATCTTACTTGGCGTCTTAAATATGCCGGCCACTCGCGGTATGAGTATCAGTGCAATCATTGTGATTATCACTGGTTACTTATTTTGGCATTTAACGCCTAAGGTGATTGGGGCTTCAATTTTACAATCATTACACAAATCTTTACCGATTCTCTGGATTTTATTTGGTGCCTTATTGATGCTTAATAGTCTACGGGCCACGGGCGCCATCAATCGTATTAATCAGGGGTTTCAAGCTTTGACCGCTGACATGCGGTTACAAACTGTCCTCGTTGCCTTTCTTTTCGGTGGTCTAATCGAAGGGGTTTCTGGCTTTGGGACACCGGCCATGGTAACCGCGCCTTTGATGATTGCCTTGGGCTTTTCACCGATGGCCGCCGTTGTTTTAGCCCTAGTTGCTGATTCGACCGCCGCGGCTTTTGGCGCCGTGGGGACACCGCTAACTGTGGGGCTTAGTAACGTTACTGAAAAAACACAGCTCTTAAATTTAATTGGCTTAAGGGTCACGCAACTAGATTTGTTTGTGGGGGCTCTCATGCCAGCTTTATTAGTCTTCATCTTAATTTGGTTATTCGGCCCCAAGCAACATCGTTTTCGGCAATGGTTGACCATTTTACCATGGGCGCTACTCATTGGTTTAGTTTATAGTAGTATTGCGCTGGTGAGTGCTTGGCTAATTGGTTATGAATTCATCTCGATTTTAGCACCGCTTGGAACTTTGATTGTCGCAATCATTAGCATCCGTCAACATTGGTTATTGCCTAAAAGCACTCAAGTCACCCCCTGGCAAGTTGCCACGGTTCCAACGGATACGACACAAACAGCACCGTCAGAAATGTCGTTAATTAAAGCTTGGTTCCCCTACATTTTAGTTATCGTCTTACTATTGGCTAGTCGTATTTTAGTGCCTTTAAAGGCCTTTTTAACGCATTATCTCAATTTATCCTGGCAGCAGATTCTAGGCTTTCAAAGTATCAGTTCCGATTGGGAATTTCTTTACTCGCCAGGAACAATGTTAACGTTAGCCGCGATCATTGGGTTAGCGGTCCAAGCCAAATCTTTACGGCCTCTATGGCCCACAACTAAAAAAGTGGTCGGTTCAATGGGTGGAACGGCGATTGCCTTGATTGTGACGTTGATTATGGTACAAGTCTTTACCAATTCTGGGCTAAACACCGCCGACCTACCTAGTATGCCAATGTACATCGCTAAATTTGTCGCCAAGTATTTAGCTGGTATCTGGATCATTATTGCGCCATTCTTAGGCGAATTAGGGTCATTTGTCACCGGTAGTGCAACAGTCTCTACCTTGACCTTCAGCCAAATTCAAGCAGACATTGCGTCCAATGCGCATCTCAATGAACCAGTTGTTTTAGCGGCTCAATTAATTGGCGCCGCCGCCGGTAATATGATTTGTGTCCACAATATCGTGGCTGTCAGCTCTGTAGCGGGGCTTAGTGGTAAAGAAGGCGTTATTTTACGGCAGACCATTCTACCAGCACTCGGTTATGCCGCTTTAATCGGTGTGGCCGGCGTCGTCTTACTCAATTTAATCTAA
- a CDS encoding CDP-glycerol glycerophosphotransferase family protein, translating into MLQRLKRVARRVLYGRRPAPTVGTVPTEAVDTSLKYLNEPRLDNDAESLIKRQVTRLEFNSSYLVIEGQAYFEKYPETDDERIVKSLLLVSDQRDELEIPLVNQTIADGHYPQAGYRGAINFSTINNGKPLQPGTYEVKLQLKQYLNKGWLIRRTTIGKIADTNQDLNYTTKMTSYSAKSNKSYSLIFRYNLAAQALNVTSYQLSEINPLENEFTSDEGLDTAAMRALKRRALKIWYRWYCLQPIRKKQISFVSDSRVTISGNFEFIYQELKQRQTDFKISFYLKPSIKAKKSWKEVRTLAKALATSRYIILDDFYPLVYPLAIREHADLIQVWHAVGAFKTFGYSRLGMPGGPKLQSLNHRNYTKALVSSHNIADKYAEGFGIAPDKIAPLGIPRTDVFFDQPKQAEIRARLETELPFIKGKKVILFAPTFRGNGQQSAYYPFEMLNFKEIYEALHEDYVFLLKIHPFVQNKPTLPYEYSDFYYDVSDYREINDLLLVADQLITDYSSVCFEYALLKRPMVFFAPDLADYMQSRSFYFNYFDFIPGSLAENTGDLIKQLEHPALNKAKLDGFINFFFDDLDGHATARFVDALQDNFGEDEALIDTGDGPEMSEDGKIIPTWGKKTPKA; encoded by the coding sequence ATGTTACAACGATTAAAACGAGTCGCTCGACGGGTGCTTTACGGTCGTCGACCAGCACCAACCGTGGGCACGGTCCCGACTGAAGCAGTCGATACCTCGTTGAAGTATCTAAACGAACCACGTTTAGATAACGATGCTGAATCACTCATCAAGCGGCAAGTGACACGTTTAGAATTTAACAGTTCTTACTTAGTCATTGAAGGCCAAGCCTATTTTGAAAAATATCCAGAGACGGATGATGAACGGATTGTTAAGAGCTTGTTGCTGGTCAGTGATCAGCGTGACGAGCTTGAGATTCCGTTGGTTAATCAAACCATTGCGGATGGTCATTATCCCCAAGCCGGTTATCGAGGCGCCATTAATTTTTCAACTATTAATAATGGTAAACCCCTGCAACCAGGAACTTATGAAGTTAAATTACAACTTAAACAATATCTGAATAAAGGTTGGCTGATTCGCCGGACCACCATCGGTAAGATTGCTGATACCAATCAAGATTTAAATTATACAACGAAGATGACGAGCTATTCTGCTAAGAGCAACAAATCATATAGCTTAATTTTCCGGTATAACTTAGCTGCTCAGGCTTTAAATGTCACGTCTTATCAACTAAGTGAAATCAATCCATTGGAGAATGAATTCACGAGTGATGAGGGCCTTGATACAGCTGCCATGCGGGCGTTAAAACGCCGCGCATTGAAAATCTGGTATCGGTGGTATTGCCTACAACCAATTCGAAAGAAACAGATTTCATTTGTTTCTGACAGTCGGGTTACCATTTCCGGTAACTTTGAATTTATTTATCAAGAATTAAAGCAACGTCAAACTGATTTCAAGATTTCCTTTTATTTGAAGCCTAGTATTAAAGCTAAAAAATCTTGGAAAGAAGTGCGCACGTTAGCTAAAGCCTTAGCAACTAGTCGCTATATCATTCTTGATGACTTCTATCCTTTGGTCTATCCTTTGGCTATTCGCGAGCATGCTGACTTAATTCAAGTTTGGCATGCAGTCGGTGCCTTTAAGACCTTTGGTTATAGTCGTTTAGGGATGCCCGGTGGGCCGAAGCTCCAATCACTTAATCATCGAAATTATACGAAAGCGTTAGTCTCATCGCATAATATTGCTGATAAGTATGCGGAAGGTTTCGGCATTGCCCCCGATAAAATTGCCCCACTTGGGATTCCACGAACGGATGTTTTCTTTGATCAGCCTAAGCAAGCCGAGATTCGAGCCCGCTTAGAGACAGAGCTACCGTTCATTAAGGGCAAGAAAGTCATCTTGTTTGCCCCAACGTTCCGTGGCAATGGGCAACAATCAGCGTATTATCCGTTTGAAATGTTAAACTTCAAAGAGATCTATGAAGCTTTACATGAGGATTACGTCTTCTTGCTCAAGATTCATCCATTTGTACAAAATAAACCAACTTTGCCATATGAATATTCAGATTTCTATTATGATGTTTCAGACTATCGTGAAATTAATGATCTGCTGTTAGTTGCTGATCAATTAATTACCGATTATTCCTCAGTTTGCTTTGAATACGCTTTGCTAAAACGGCCCATGGTGTTCTTTGCACCTGACTTGGCTGATTACATGCAATCACGTAGTTTCTACTTTAATTACTTTGATTTTATTCCAGGTAGTTTAGCTGAAAATACTGGTGATCTGATTAAACAACTTGAACATCCAGCTTTAAATAAAGCCAAATTAGATGGCTTCATTAATTTCTTCTTCGATGACTTAGATGGGCATGCAACGGCACGTTTCGTTGATGCCTTACAAGATAACTTCGGGGAAGACGAAGCCTTGATTGATACTGGTGATGGTCCAGAAATGAGCGAGGATGGTAAAATTATCCCAACCTGGGGTAAGAAGACCCCTAAAGCTTAA
- a CDS encoding ribitol-5-phosphate dehydrogenase, whose amino-acid sequence MLNQVYRLVAARQFEVQTVAETVTDQDIVVRPRYLSVCHADQRYFSGQRSQAVLRQKLPMALIHEGVGEVVHDPKGEFAPGTLVTMIPNTPVETDPIIKENYLPTSKFRSSGFDGFMQEYVCLQRDRVLALPTDFDMEMSAFIEMISVGVHALTQLEATMDADQKVIGIWGDGNLGYITATLVKQLFPESQLVIFGRHQSKLDYFSFADKTYLVDDIPADLKVSQALECTGGRGSEAAIGQIIEHIRPMGTAILMGVSEDPVDIDTRSVLAEGLTLRGVSRSGRVDFERALDILAKSPVTRERLQNLVGLTRKVSTIQDIIEFFESDLTNYWGKAVMEWDV is encoded by the coding sequence ATGTTAAATCAAGTTTATCGGCTCGTAGCGGCACGCCAGTTTGAAGTTCAAACCGTCGCTGAAACGGTTACCGATCAAGACATCGTTGTCCGACCACGGTATTTATCCGTCTGTCACGCTGACCAACGGTATTTCTCTGGGCAACGCTCGCAAGCGGTGTTACGACAAAAATTACCGATGGCCTTAATTCATGAAGGGGTTGGCGAAGTGGTTCATGATCCTAAGGGCGAATTTGCGCCTGGGACCTTGGTCACGATGATTCCTAATACCCCCGTTGAAACGGACCCCATTATTAAGGAAAATTACTTACCAACGTCGAAGTTCCGTTCCAGTGGCTTTGATGGCTTCATGCAAGAATACGTTTGTTTACAACGTGACCGGGTCCTGGCCTTGCCAACTGATTTTGATATGGAAATGTCAGCTTTTATCGAAATGATTTCAGTCGGCGTTCATGCGCTAACTCAATTAGAAGCGACGATGGATGCTGATCAAAAAGTCATTGGTATTTGGGGTGATGGTAACTTAGGTTACATTACCGCAACGTTAGTTAAACAGCTCTTCCCAGAGAGCCAATTGGTTATCTTTGGTCGTCATCAGTCTAAGTTAGATTACTTCTCCTTTGCAGATAAGACTTACTTAGTCGATGATATCCCAGCTGACTTAAAAGTTAGTCAAGCACTCGAATGTACCGGTGGTCGGGGTAGTGAAGCGGCGATTGGTCAAATCATTGAACACATCCGGCCAATGGGAACCGCTATTTTAATGGGGGTTTCTGAAGACCCCGTTGATATCGATACTCGGTCAGTCTTAGCGGAAGGCTTAACCTTACGTGGGGTTAGTCGTAGTGGTCGCGTCGATTTTGAACGCGCTTTAGATATTTTAGCGAAGAGTCCCGTTACCCGGGAACGTTTACAGAATTTAGTCGGCTTAACGCGTAAGGTTAGCACCATCCAAGACATCATCGAATTCTTTGAAAGTGACCTCACGAATTATTGGGGTAAGGCGGTGATGGAGTGGGACGTCTGA
- a CDS encoding 2-C-methyl-D-erythritol 4-phosphate cytidylyltransferase: MIYAQILAGGKGTRMGNVPMPKQFLSLADKPILIHTIEKFVLESRFDAILVVCPADWLSHTQDLVSKYVHDERVHVVTGGSERNETLMKGISYIRENYGSHDDDVVVTHDAVRPFITQRIINDNIEAVLKNPAVDTVVPAIDTIVQGTENQIEDIPVRSTMYQGQTPQSFNIKTLVDSYEALSAAQKETLSDSCKICLLAGQPVTMVRGENFNFKITTPYDLRVATALVETRS; this comes from the coding sequence ATGATTTATGCTCAGATTTTAGCCGGTGGCAAAGGTACCCGAATGGGTAATGTCCCGATGCCCAAACAATTTTTATCGTTGGCCGATAAGCCAATTTTAATCCACACAATTGAAAAGTTTGTTCTGGAAAGTCGCTTTGATGCCATTTTAGTTGTCTGCCCAGCGGACTGGTTGAGTCACACGCAAGATCTCGTTAGCAAGTATGTGCACGATGAACGCGTGCATGTGGTGACTGGTGGTTCAGAACGGAACGAAACCCTAATGAAAGGGATCAGCTACATCCGTGAAAATTACGGCAGTCATGATGATGATGTCGTGGTCACCCATGATGCTGTCCGTCCATTTATTACGCAACGGATTATTAATGATAATATTGAAGCCGTTTTAAAGAATCCGGCCGTAGATACCGTTGTGCCAGCAATTGATACGATTGTCCAAGGCACTGAAAATCAAATTGAAGATATCCCAGTGCGGTCAACGATGTATCAAGGCCAGACGCCGCAAAGCTTTAACATTAAAACATTAGTTGATTCATATGAGGCCTTATCAGCGGCTCAAAAAGAAACCTTATCAGATTCATGTAAGATCTGTTTATTAGCCGGTCAACCCGTTACTATGGTACGTGGCGAAAACTTCAACTTCAAAATTACAACGCCTTACGATCTACGGGTCGCTACTGCGCTAGTGGAAACGAGGTCTTAA